A DNA window from Leptolyngbya sp. KIOST-1 contains the following coding sequences:
- a CDS encoding phosphotransacetylase family protein, producing MPSSAKRLVIGSTESYSGKSAVLLGVGLQLQATGLDIGFGKPMGSSTGQDETDPDLDFIVETLHLPATRFYPPSISLIEAAVADRLTTAGQAPTHYSLESYTEHRGEDLLLLEGPGNLTEGTLLNLSVAHIAADIDAVVLLVTRYDSLLLVDRLLAAKAQLGARLIGVIVNDIPADAAAACAEMARPFLESQGIPVLALLPRSPIMRSVTVREIVARLNAEVLCCPNRLDLMVETLTIGAMNVNSALRYFRKATNMAVVTGGDRTDIQFAALETSTQCLVLTGQIPPSPEILERASDLEVPIVSVDSDTLSTVERIDELFGQVRLHEPIKVRCIQDLIATHFDMDRLLQLLDLKLPVSAS from the coding sequence GTGCCCAGTTCAGCAAAGCGTCTAGTGATTGGTTCAACCGAGTCCTACAGCGGTAAGTCAGCGGTGTTACTGGGCGTTGGGCTCCAACTTCAGGCCACCGGCCTGGACATTGGGTTTGGTAAACCCATGGGCAGTTCCACTGGCCAGGACGAAACCGATCCCGATCTCGATTTTATTGTTGAAACGCTGCACTTGCCGGCAACCCGGTTTTATCCGCCGTCAATTTCCCTGATCGAAGCGGCGGTGGCCGATCGCCTGACCACGGCAGGCCAGGCCCCAACCCACTACAGTCTGGAAAGCTACACCGAACACCGCGGCGAAGACCTGCTGCTGCTGGAGGGGCCGGGCAACCTGACCGAAGGCACCCTGCTGAACCTGTCGGTGGCCCACATTGCGGCCGACATCGATGCGGTGGTGCTGCTGGTTACCCGCTACGACTCGCTGCTGCTGGTCGATCGCCTGCTGGCGGCCAAGGCTCAGCTGGGGGCGCGCCTAATCGGGGTGATTGTCAACGACATTCCTGCCGATGCCGCCGCCGCCTGTGCCGAGATGGCCCGTCCCTTTTTGGAGAGTCAGGGCATTCCGGTACTGGCGCTGCTGCCGCGATCGCCGATTATGCGCAGCGTGACGGTTCGTGAGATTGTGGCCCGTCTCAACGCCGAGGTGCTCTGCTGCCCCAACCGCCTGGATCTGATGGTTGAGACCCTGACCATCGGGGCGATGAACGTCAACTCGGCCCTGCGGTACTTCCGCAAAGCCACCAATATGGCGGTGGTGACCGGGGGCGATCGCACCGATATTCAGTTTGCGGCCCTGGAGACCTCCACCCAGTGCCTGGTGCTGACCGGCCAGATTCCTCCCTCCCCGGAAATTTTAGAGCGGGCTTCCGATTTAGAAGTGCCGATCGTCTCGGTGGACTCCGATACCCTGTCTACTGTCGAGCGTATCGACGAACTGTTTGGCCAGGTACGCCTGCACGAGCCGATCAAAGTACGCTGCATTCAAGACCTGATCGCCACCCACTTTGACATGGACCGGCTGCTGCAGTTGCTGGACCTCAAGCTGCCGGTGTCGGCCAGCTAG
- a CDS encoding MAPEG family protein, giving the protein MTRLLTMPGFLLVSIGLAALLVYLPFLAVGYGRFAVGYDREAPRAMLPKLPPYAQRATWAHENAFESIILYAPAALMAYVTNQQSDLALGAAITYLVARTLYPAAYILNLPNGRSLMFAVANLSTFTLYFLSCRSALM; this is encoded by the coding sequence ATGACCAGGCTTTTGACCATGCCCGGCTTTTTGCTGGTCAGCATTGGGCTGGCGGCGCTGCTGGTGTACCTGCCCTTTCTGGCGGTGGGCTACGGGCGGTTTGCGGTGGGCTACGATCGTGAAGCCCCAAGGGCCATGTTGCCCAAGCTGCCCCCCTACGCCCAGCGGGCCACCTGGGCCCACGAGAATGCTTTTGAGTCGATTATTTTGTACGCTCCGGCGGCGCTGATGGCCTACGTCACCAATCAGCAGTCGGATCTGGCTCTGGGGGCCGCGATCACTTACCTGGTCGCCCGCACCCTGTACCCGGCGGCCTACATTCTCAACCTGCCGAACGGGCGATCGCTGATGTTTGCCGTCGCCAACCTGAGCACGTTTACCCTCTATTTCTTGAGCTGTCGGTCGGCCTTGATGTAG
- a CDS encoding DNA recombination-mediator protein A, with protein sequence MSQSIEASLESAKVDTFLQELAAIQQSGSKRVAILGSRHVPITHQQLIELMTYALALGGNRIITSGATGTNAAAIKGAMQADPNLLTVILPQSLARQPRESRDQLDQVMHLVENPANDSMSLADASALCNQEIISRCQQLVCFAFHDSHTLLKTCQDAEDQRKIVTLFYFD encoded by the coding sequence TTGAGTCAGTCCATAGAAGCGTCGCTCGAATCCGCTAAAGTCGACACGTTTTTGCAGGAGCTCGCGGCTATTCAGCAGTCGGGTTCTAAGCGGGTGGCCATTTTGGGGTCGCGCCATGTGCCTATCACTCACCAGCAGCTGATTGAGCTGATGACCTACGCCCTGGCTTTGGGAGGCAACCGCATTATTACCTCCGGGGCCACCGGCACCAACGCCGCCGCCATCAAAGGGGCGATGCAGGCTGACCCCAATTTGCTGACGGTAATTTTGCCCCAGAGTCTGGCCCGCCAGCCCCGCGAGTCGCGGGATCAGCTGGACCAGGTGATGCACCTGGTGGAAAACCCCGCCAACGACTCCATGTCCCTGGCCGATGCCAGCGCCCTGTGCAACCAGGAGATTATCTCCCGCTGTCAGCAGCTGGTGTGCTTTGCGTTCCACGACAGCCACACCCTGCTCAAAACCTGCCAGGATGCCGAGGACCAGCGCAAAATTGTCACGCTGTTTTACTTCGACTAG
- a CDS encoding YajQ family cyclic di-GMP-binding protein, with amino-acid sequence MASSYSFDIVSDFDRQELVNALDQTRRDVSSRYDLKDTKTTLELSDSTITIETASDMTLDAVKDLLHQKAAKRNLSLKIFDYGDVEAASGTRVRQTVTLKKGIEQEMSKQITKLIRDNLKKVTAAIQGDAVRVTGKSKDDLQQAMQLVKQEDWPVAVQFTNYR; translated from the coding sequence ATGGCTTCTAGTTATTCCTTTGATATCGTCAGCGATTTTGATCGCCAGGAGCTGGTCAACGCCCTCGACCAAACTCGACGGGATGTGTCCAGCCGCTACGACCTCAAGGATACGAAGACCACCCTTGAGCTGAGCGACAGCACGATTACCATTGAAACCGCCAGCGACATGACCCTGGATGCGGTGAAGGATCTGCTGCACCAGAAGGCGGCCAAGCGCAATCTGTCCCTGAAGATTTTTGACTACGGCGATGTGGAAGCCGCCAGCGGTACCCGCGTCCGCCAAACGGTGACCCTCAAAAAGGGCATTGAGCAGGAGATGAGCAAGCAGATCACCAAACTGATTCGCGACAACCTCAAGAAGGTGACCGCCGCCATTCAGGGCGATGCGGTACGGGTGACCGGCAAGTCTAAGGACGACCTCCAGCAGGCGATGCAGCTGGTGAAGCAAGAGGACTGGCCGGTGGCGGTGCAGTTCACCAACTACCGCTGA
- a CDS encoding sensor histidine kinase, with product MASETSPVLFQVRSPEGGLSALPGGDVRETWPLVHALAATLNDPNPLPTLAEVLGTHLGVGACLLLCHYPSSNHLIYTCWHRDEEPTSQYLGPAEAGSATDWQRRVVLGLIQQTIEQTMTGVRPRWQKGLAALLRDEDGPPAWLRTVTACTAIAVDGSGLQGAILLLGSGATAVDPGVQANLASLGAIAFHQHYLQGQAVRQTEQLRYLNYLKEDFLSTLNHELRTPLTSMMLAIRMLRRPDLTPERAAMYLDILEQQCSREINLVNDLLMLQTLESKAASTHRQPTDLGQLLIDLAEQVRENLQQAQLTLDVQRPSSPVVLSTDLQQLTKVLRELLDNACKYSAPATTVTLSLAASPAPGRGIVLQVTNWGMAIEAADLPHVFDKFRRGHSATREGIAGTGTGLALVRGLVEQLGGTITVSSQPSDASQLWQTCFTLEFKPHGEVTPGE from the coding sequence ATGGCATCGGAAACTTCGCCAGTGCTGTTTCAGGTCCGCTCCCCGGAGGGTGGCTTATCCGCCTTACCCGGTGGCGATGTCCGGGAAACGTGGCCCCTGGTTCACGCCCTGGCCGCCACCCTCAATGACCCCAATCCCCTGCCAACTCTGGCTGAGGTCCTGGGTACTCATTTGGGGGTTGGGGCCTGCCTGCTGCTCTGTCACTATCCCAGTAGCAACCATCTGATCTACACCTGCTGGCATCGGGACGAGGAGCCTACCAGCCAGTATCTTGGGCCTGCGGAGGCAGGGTCGGCCACAGACTGGCAGCGTCGCGTAGTGCTGGGCTTAATTCAGCAGACAATTGAGCAGACGATGACTGGGGTTCGTCCGCGCTGGCAAAAGGGCCTGGCGGCGCTGCTGCGGGATGAAGACGGCCCCCCGGCTTGGCTGCGCACTGTCACCGCCTGTACCGCGATCGCCGTCGATGGCTCAGGCCTGCAGGGAGCCATTCTACTGCTGGGCAGCGGGGCAACCGCAGTGGATCCTGGGGTCCAGGCCAATCTGGCCAGCCTGGGCGCGATCGCCTTCCACCAGCACTACTTGCAGGGGCAGGCGGTGCGCCAAACCGAGCAACTGCGCTACCTCAACTACCTGAAAGAAGACTTTCTCAGCACCCTCAACCACGAGTTACGCACGCCCCTGACCAGCATGATGCTGGCCATTCGCATGCTGCGCCGCCCGGACCTCACCCCAGAGCGGGCGGCCATGTATCTCGACATTTTGGAGCAGCAGTGCAGCCGCGAAATCAATCTGGTCAACGATCTGCTAATGCTGCAAACCCTGGAATCCAAGGCGGCATCGACCCATCGTCAGCCTACGGACCTGGGGCAGCTGTTGATCGATTTGGCGGAGCAGGTGAGGGAAAATCTACAGCAGGCTCAGCTAACCCTGGACGTGCAGCGACCGTCTAGCCCGGTGGTGCTATCCACCGATCTACAGCAGCTGACCAAGGTACTGCGAGAGTTGTTGGACAATGCCTGCAAATACTCGGCCCCGGCAACCACCGTCACCCTGTCCCTGGCGGCCTCTCCGGCTCCAGGCCGTGGAATCGTCCTACAGGTCACCAATTGGGGCATGGCCATTGAGGCCGCTGACCTGCCCCATGTGTTTGACAAGTTTCGGCGTGGGCACAGCGCCACCAGGGAGGGCATTGCGGGGACCGGTACCGGACTGGCTCTGGTGCGTGGGTTGGTGGAGCAACTGGGGGGCACCATTACCGTGTCAAGTCAGCCCAGCGATGCTTCTCAGCTCTGGCAGACTTGTTTTACCCTTGAGTTCAAACCCCATGGCGAGGTCACTCCCGGTGAGTAG
- a CDS encoding ATP-binding protein, with protein sequence MARSPQSLDSPVIGTVKGPGENGNQYVFITADNSQVKIGEFVYYTVDLTDMPKAQILGKISDRRLIDHLPDRIFADPDIDPEAIAALVGFAHPNPEIYEVTVDVVGHFHPALGFMNPRISPDPGAKVTLADDDSLRQIINKKQPQEVGSAHIGSLLLRPGGRVPVALDVKELVSTHMAILAGTGSGKSYTAGVLIEELLSPYNRAAVLIFDPHGEYGTLTDMRGHASFATADGYSPEVKILTPDDIRIRMSSLDYYDILTLLPDMSDRQQAILNKAFSLLGKHKFGEHRWDVQDLISACYESDRTTDDEGNEKTGSSAPALEWKLGKLERSDYFHRVQHLAPRDLFAPGQVTVLQMNEISQEEQQVICAAVLRQSYQARMNTAKDKITAEDENYLPYPVFILIEEAHRFAPAHEPARCKQILRTILSEGRKFGMGVGLITQRPGKLDSDVLSQCMSQFLMRIVNPVDQDSLKYGVEAAGRDLLQELPSLTKGQVIVSGACVNTPVLCQVRQRLTKHGGETMNAPEAWMSHFQTHHQQARKLEKAAPARAGKKAETFGGVSIE encoded by the coding sequence ATGGCACGGTCACCTCAATCCTTAGATTCTCCAGTTATTGGCACGGTCAAGGGTCCCGGAGAAAACGGTAACCAGTACGTGTTCATTACCGCCGACAACAGTCAGGTCAAAATTGGCGAGTTTGTCTACTACACCGTCGATCTGACCGACATGCCCAAGGCCCAAATCTTGGGCAAGATTTCTGACCGTCGCCTGATCGACCACCTGCCCGATCGCATTTTTGCCGATCCCGACATCGATCCTGAGGCGATCGCCGCGCTAGTCGGCTTTGCCCACCCCAACCCAGAAATCTATGAGGTCACCGTCGATGTGGTGGGCCACTTTCACCCCGCCCTCGGCTTTATGAACCCGCGCATTTCCCCTGATCCTGGAGCCAAAGTCACCCTGGCCGACGACGACAGCCTGCGCCAGATTATCAACAAAAAGCAGCCCCAGGAGGTCGGCTCGGCCCATATCGGCTCGCTGCTGCTGCGCCCCGGCGGTCGAGTGCCCGTGGCCCTGGACGTGAAAGAGTTGGTCAGTACCCACATGGCCATTCTGGCGGGCACCGGCTCGGGCAAAAGTTATACAGCAGGGGTGCTAATCGAGGAGTTGCTCAGCCCCTACAACCGGGCAGCCGTCTTAATTTTTGACCCCCACGGTGAGTACGGTACCCTGACCGACATGCGCGGGCACGCCAGCTTCGCGACCGCCGATGGCTACAGCCCCGAGGTCAAAATCCTCACCCCCGACGACATTCGGATTCGGATGTCGTCGCTGGACTACTACGACATCCTGACGCTCTTGCCGGATATGAGCGATCGCCAGCAGGCCATTCTCAACAAAGCGTTTAGCCTGCTGGGCAAGCACAAGTTTGGTGAGCACCGCTGGGATGTACAAGATCTGATCTCCGCCTGCTACGAGTCAGACCGCACCACCGACGACGAAGGCAATGAAAAAACCGGATCCTCGGCCCCGGCGCTGGAGTGGAAACTGGGTAAACTGGAGCGATCGGACTATTTTCATCGGGTGCAGCACCTGGCCCCCCGCGATCTCTTTGCCCCTGGACAGGTGACCGTGCTGCAAATGAACGAGATCAGCCAGGAAGAACAGCAGGTGATCTGCGCCGCTGTGCTGCGCCAGAGCTACCAGGCCCGCATGAACACGGCCAAGGACAAAATCACCGCCGAAGACGAAAACTACCTGCCCTACCCGGTGTTCATCCTGATTGAAGAGGCTCACCGCTTTGCCCCCGCCCACGAACCGGCCCGCTGCAAGCAGATTTTGCGCACCATTTTGAGCGAGGGCCGCAAGTTTGGCATGGGGGTGGGGCTGATCACCCAGCGCCCGGGTAAGCTCGACTCCGACGTGCTCAGCCAGTGCATGAGCCAGTTTCTAATGCGCATTGTCAACCCCGTAGACCAGGACAGCCTCAAGTACGGCGTCGAGGCCGCCGGGCGTGACCTCCTACAGGAACTGCCCTCCCTGACTAAAGGCCAGGTGATTGTGTCGGGGGCCTGCGTCAATACTCCGGTGCTGTGCCAGGTACGCCAACGGCTGACCAAGCACGGCGGCGAAACGATGAATGCCCCCGAAGCCTGGATGAGCCACTTTCAGACGCACCACCAGCAGGCCCGCAAACTCGAAAAAGCCGCTCCCGCCAGGGCCGGGAAAAAGGCCGAAACCTTCGGCGGGGTCAGTATTGAGTAA
- a CDS encoding YraN family protein: protein MSADLSKTELGTLGETLVANWLQTQGWQLCDRQWHCRWGELDLIMAKGPANGDGQLAFVEVKTRSQGNWDAYGLMAITRSKQAKLWKAAQLYLLKHSQWSEATCRFDVALVACHRQRGDRPPATAHPNRQMRLDDRHYLVLQDYIDHAFDLVSG from the coding sequence ATGTCCGCCGACCTCAGCAAAACCGAACTTGGCACCCTGGGCGAAACCCTGGTGGCCAACTGGCTGCAAACCCAGGGCTGGCAACTGTGCGATCGCCAGTGGCACTGCCGCTGGGGCGAGCTCGATCTGATCATGGCCAAGGGGCCCGCCAATGGCGATGGTCAGCTGGCTTTTGTGGAGGTCAAAACTCGCAGCCAGGGCAACTGGGATGCCTACGGCCTGATGGCGATTACCCGCAGCAAGCAGGCCAAGCTGTGGAAGGCGGCACAGCTGTACTTGCTCAAGCACTCCCAGTGGAGCGAGGCTACCTGTCGCTTTGATGTGGCTCTGGTGGCCTGTCACCGGCAGCGGGGCGATCGCCCCCCGGCTACCGCCCATCCCAATCGCCAGATGAGGCTAGACGATCGCCATTACCTGGTGCTGCAAGACTATATTGACCACGCCTTTGACCTGGTCAGTGGGTAG
- a CDS encoding GNAT family N-acetyltransferase — MGYPAVPSLTATWLRSIDEVPEAVWNELALPLATPFLEWSWLHNMERSHSVGANSGWLPCHLALWQGKTLVGAAPMYLKGHSRGEFVFDHQWADLAERLGVEYYPKLLGMSPFTPAEGYRFLISPDADEVVISRAMVEVIDDFCDRNGISGCHFLYVDPQWRTTMAQLGFSEWLHHSYVWQNQGFQTFDDYLSMFNANQRRNIKRERKSMETAGLRLEAIAGDAISKALCHQMYDFYADTCDKFGWWGSKYLSRKFFTLLHHDYRHRMVFFAAYGDDDNDPVGMSFCLTKGDRLYGRYWGSSLDFNNLHFNACYYAPIEWAIGHGITMFDPGAGGRHKKRRGFPALGNYSLHRFYNARLGTLLTRYIAEVNDLEQQEIDAINAELPLKQP; from the coding sequence ATGGGCTACCCCGCTGTGCCGTCGCTCACCGCTACCTGGCTGCGTTCCATTGACGAGGTACCCGAAGCGGTGTGGAACGAGCTGGCGCTGCCCCTGGCCACGCCGTTTTTGGAGTGGAGCTGGCTGCACAACATGGAGCGATCGCACAGCGTGGGGGCCAATTCCGGCTGGCTGCCCTGTCACCTCGCCCTCTGGCAGGGCAAAACCCTGGTGGGGGCCGCGCCCATGTACCTGAAGGGCCACAGCCGGGGCGAGTTTGTGTTCGACCACCAGTGGGCCGATCTGGCGGAGCGGCTGGGGGTGGAGTACTACCCCAAGCTGCTGGGTATGTCGCCCTTTACCCCGGCGGAGGGCTACCGATTTTTGATCTCACCCGACGCTGATGAGGTGGTGATTAGCCGAGCCATGGTGGAGGTGATTGACGACTTCTGCGATCGCAACGGCATCTCCGGCTGCCACTTTCTCTACGTGGACCCCCAGTGGCGGACCACTATGGCCCAGCTGGGGTTTTCCGAATGGCTACACCACAGCTATGTGTGGCAGAACCAGGGATTTCAAACCTTTGACGACTATCTGAGCATGTTCAACGCCAACCAGCGGCGCAATATCAAGCGCGAGCGCAAGTCGATGGAGACGGCGGGGCTGCGCCTGGAGGCGATCGCGGGGGACGCCATCAGCAAAGCCCTGTGCCACCAAATGTACGACTTCTACGCCGACACCTGCGACAAGTTTGGCTGGTGGGGCAGCAAGTACCTGAGCCGCAAATTCTTTACGCTGCTGCACCACGACTACCGCCATCGCATGGTATTCTTCGCTGCCTACGGTGACGACGACAATGACCCGGTCGGCATGTCCTTTTGCCTCACCAAGGGCGATCGCCTCTACGGCCGCTACTGGGGCTCCAGCCTGGATTTCAACAACCTGCACTTCAACGCCTGCTACTACGCGCCAATCGAATGGGCGATCGGCCACGGCATCACAATGTTTGACCCAGGGGCCGGAGGTCGCCACAAAAAACGGCGCGGCTTTCCCGCCCTGGGCAACTACAGCCTGCACCGGTTCTACAACGCCCGCCTGGGCACCCTGCTGACCCGCTACATCGCCGAGGTCAACGACCTGGAGCAGCAGGAGATCGACGCCATCAATGCCGAACTGCCCCTCAAGCAGCCCTAG
- a CDS encoding glycosyltransferase, giving the protein MADTPERFAAGRFFTPVDELEMEDFPGFSGRRSKAALTLSLLWGTTVVLHLVSWGSWLVLGLTALLTTHALRILLTRPGRPPAPLPPASLPGVAMPEAKETWPYVSLLVAAKNEEAVIEPLVAALCQLDYPASRYEVWIIDDNSTDGTARRLQTLRDRYPQLRVLCRSAGATGGKSGALNQVWPDTQGDIIGVFDADARVPRDLLRHVVPMFDPSEVGAVQVQKAVVNRAKNLWTRGQQAEMALDSYFQQQRISLGGIGELRGNGQFVRRVALAQCGGWNEETITDDLDLTLRLHFGGWDIQFLLHPAVGEEGVERPLGLWHQRNRWAEGGYQRYLDYWRLIAQPRLAPVKTFDMAAFWMIQYGLPTVALPDFVMAVLRHRLPLFLPVSSLALTLSMVGMFCGLRRTRQQALWVSGLQTLWGNLYMLHWLLVIATMTMRLAVRPKRLRWVKTTHLGSEEDIQVDLS; this is encoded by the coding sequence ATGGCTGATACTCCCGAACGCTTTGCTGCCGGACGTTTTTTTACTCCCGTTGATGAACTCGAGATGGAAGACTTCCCAGGGTTCTCTGGCCGTCGCTCAAAGGCGGCGCTGACCCTGAGCCTGTTGTGGGGGACTACCGTGGTGCTGCACCTGGTGTCCTGGGGCAGCTGGCTAGTGCTCGGCTTAACGGCCCTCCTGACCACCCACGCCCTGCGAATTTTGCTGACTCGACCAGGGCGGCCTCCAGCGCCTCTCCCCCCGGCCTCGCTCCCTGGGGTGGCGATGCCCGAGGCCAAAGAGACCTGGCCCTACGTGTCCTTGCTGGTGGCCGCCAAGAACGAAGAGGCTGTGATTGAACCCCTGGTGGCGGCCCTGTGTCAGCTCGACTACCCCGCCAGCCGCTACGAGGTGTGGATCATTGACGACAACAGCACCGACGGCACCGCCCGCCGCCTACAGACCCTCCGCGATCGCTACCCCCAACTGCGGGTGCTGTGCCGCAGCGCCGGAGCCACGGGCGGCAAGTCGGGGGCGCTGAACCAGGTCTGGCCCGATACCCAGGGCGACATCATCGGCGTTTTTGACGCCGATGCCCGGGTGCCGAGGGACCTGTTGCGCCACGTGGTGCCGATGTTTGACCCCTCGGAGGTGGGGGCCGTGCAGGTGCAAAAAGCAGTGGTCAACCGGGCCAAAAACCTGTGGACTCGGGGGCAGCAGGCTGAGATGGCCCTCGACAGCTACTTTCAGCAGCAGCGGATCAGCCTGGGCGGCATTGGTGAGCTGCGGGGCAACGGCCAGTTTGTGCGGCGGGTAGCCCTGGCCCAGTGCGGCGGCTGGAACGAGGAGACCATCACCGACGACTTGGATCTAACCCTGCGTCTGCACTTTGGCGGCTGGGATATCCAGTTTTTGCTGCACCCGGCGGTGGGCGAAGAGGGGGTCGAGCGGCCCCTGGGGCTGTGGCACCAGCGCAACCGCTGGGCAGAAGGGGGGTATCAGCGCTACCTCGACTACTGGCGGCTGATAGCCCAACCCCGGCTGGCCCCGGTCAAAACCTTTGATATGGCCGCCTTCTGGATGATTCAGTACGGCCTGCCCACGGTGGCTTTGCCTGACTTTGTGATGGCGGTGCTGCGCCACCGGCTGCCGCTGTTTTTGCCGGTGTCCAGTCTGGCCCTGACCCTGTCGATGGTGGGCATGTTCTGCGGGCTACGGCGCACCCGGCAGCAGGCCCTGTGGGTGAGCGGCCTGCAAACGCTGTGGGGCAATCTCTACATGCTGCACTGGCTGCTGGTGATTGCCACCATGACGATGCGGCTGGCGGTGCGGCCCAAACGACTGCGCTGGGTCAAAACCACACACCTGGGCAGTGAAGAGGACATTCAGGTTGATCTATCCTAG
- a CDS encoding RibD family protein codes for MAIVPQPGPAIPHTTLVLAMSLDGKIADRQRGAARFSSAADLDHLEAQVAAADGVLFGGGTLRAYGTTLSVRTADLLTQRRQRGQPDQPLQIVWSPSGNLDPDLRYFRQPVPRGLVTTAAGAEGWGAEQFEQVWTVPPDRTQPWDWGWILAQFKRRGIHTLALLGGGGLAAEMLRCGCVHEIKITVCPLILGGTMAPTLVEGDGFLADVAPRLTLLSNRTVGDEVFLHYRVQSSA; via the coding sequence TTGGCGATCGTCCCCCAGCCTGGCCCCGCTATCCCCCACACCACGCTGGTACTGGCCATGAGCCTGGACGGCAAGATTGCCGATCGGCAGCGGGGGGCGGCGCGGTTCTCGTCCGCGGCCGACCTGGACCACCTGGAGGCCCAGGTGGCGGCGGCGGACGGCGTGCTGTTTGGCGGCGGCACCCTGCGGGCCTACGGCACCACACTCAGCGTCCGCACCGCCGACCTCCTGACCCAGCGGCGACAGCGGGGGCAGCCCGATCAGCCGCTTCAAATCGTCTGGTCACCCTCGGGCAATCTGGACCCCGATCTGCGCTACTTTCGGCAACCGGTGCCCAGGGGGCTGGTGACAACCGCGGCGGGGGCCGAGGGTTGGGGGGCCGAACAGTTTGAGCAGGTCTGGACAGTGCCCCCCGACAGAACCCAGCCCTGGGACTGGGGCTGGATCCTCGCTCAGTTCAAGCGGCGGGGCATCCACACCCTGGCGCTGTTGGGCGGCGGTGGGCTGGCCGCAGAGATGCTGCGCTGCGGCTGTGTCCACGAAATCAAGATCACGGTCTGTCCATTAATTTTGGGCGGCACGATGGCGCCTACGCTGGTGGAGGGGGACGGTTTTCTGGCCGATGTGGCTCCCCGCCTGACGCTGCTATCCAACCGAACCGTAGGCGACGAGGTGTTTTTGCACTACCGGGTGCAGTCCTCTGCATAG
- the smpB gene encoding SsrA-binding protein SmpB translates to MADSSDGYKVVSDNRQARHEYEILETYEAGLELMGSEVKSIRQGKVNLRDGYASIKDGELWLHNVHISPYTMTNKAYNHDAKRTRKLLLHRDEIRKLIGKVEQKGLTLVPLKLYLQRGWVKATIALARGKKLHDKRESLKRKQESRETARALSGRG, encoded by the coding sequence GTGGCTGATTCTAGCGACGGGTACAAGGTAGTCAGCGACAACCGCCAGGCTCGCCACGAGTACGAAATTTTAGAGACCTACGAAGCCGGTCTGGAGCTGATGGGCTCGGAGGTGAAGTCGATTCGCCAGGGCAAGGTCAACCTCCGCGACGGCTATGCCTCAATCAAAGACGGGGAGCTGTGGCTGCACAACGTGCACATCTCCCCCTACACCATGACCAACAAGGCCTATAACCACGACGCCAAGCGCACCCGCAAGCTGCTGCTGCACCGCGACGAAATTCGCAAGCTAATCGGCAAAGTGGAGCAAAAGGGCCTGACGCTGGTGCCCCTCAAGCTTTACCTGCAGCGAGGCTGGGTGAAGGCGACCATTGCCCTGGCTCGGGGCAAAAAGCTCCACGACAAGCGCGAAAGCCTCAAACGCAAGCAGGAGAGCCGCGAAACGGCCCGGGCGCTCAGCGGTCGGGGCTAG
- a CDS encoding YciI family protein yields the protein MPWFVKIEKGVVNKAIFDQFVPAHVAYVKDLIAKGHAARSGYWAEFGGGMLLFQASSLDEARAIVAADPLIQNHCVDYELHEWRVVVE from the coding sequence ATGCCCTGGTTCGTTAAAATTGAGAAAGGCGTGGTCAACAAAGCTATTTTTGACCAGTTTGTGCCCGCCCACGTGGCCTACGTCAAAGATCTGATTGCCAAAGGCCACGCCGCCAGGAGCGGCTATTGGGCTGAGTTTGGGGGTGGTATGCTGTTGTTTCAGGCCAGTTCGCTGGATGAAGCCCGCGCCATTGTAGCCGCCGACCCGCTGATTCAAAACCACTGCGTCGATTACGAGCTGCATGAATGGCGGGTGGTTGTGGAGTAG
- the ebsA gene encoding type IV pilus biogenesis protein EbsA: MSLTFEAIQPAGKQDISVYMPYYQGSKRNALPYAISLYKQGNLEGERQIEGGDSIAFVATWNVSVLPADLTRCRMQFDGDSDLSYEITMATFEFVDFLFDVIVALRQKRAADFSQGFYRKLLRLDD, from the coding sequence ATGAGTTTGACGTTTGAGGCAATTCAGCCAGCAGGCAAGCAGGACATCAGCGTTTACATGCCCTACTACCAGGGCAGTAAGCGCAATGCGCTGCCCTACGCCATTTCTCTGTACAAGCAGGGCAATCTGGAGGGCGAGCGTCAGATTGAGGGAGGGGACAGCATCGCCTTTGTGGCCACCTGGAATGTCTCGGTGCTGCCCGCTGATCTGACCCGGTGCCGCATGCAGTTCGACGGCGATAGCGATCTGAGCTACGAGATCACGATGGCCACCTTTGAATTTGTAGACTTTTTATTTGATGTGATTGTGGCGCTGCGCCAAAAGCGAGCGGCGGACTTTTCCCAGGGGTTTTATCGCAAGCTTCTGCGGCTGGACGATTAG